A genomic stretch from Pochonia chlamydosporia 170 chromosome 4, whole genome shotgun sequence includes:
- a CDS encoding xylulose-5-phosphate phosphoketolase (similar to Aspergillus terreus NIH2624 XP_001216075.1), which translates to MADEHSIRAFGPARSTIKGNPLNASDIALYNDYFKASCYLSLGMIYLRENPLLREPLKREHLKQRLLGHFGSAPGQIFTYMHFNRLIKKYDLNAYFVSGPGHGAPAVLSQSYLEGVYSEVYPEKSRDIEGLQKFFKYFSFPGGIGSHATPETPGSIHEGGELGYSISHAFGSVFDHPDLIALTMVGDGEAETGPLATSWHSTKFLNPITDGAVLPVLHLNGYKINNPTVLARISHDELKNLFIGYGWEPFFVEGDELDSMHQAMASTLEHCVGLIKDYQKKARDSGKAFRPRWPMIVLRTPKGWTAPRKVDDNYLGGFWRAHQVPITDVNTNADHLKVLESWMRSYEPDRLFDKEGAPIAALRKLCPDGHRRMSANLVANGGLIKKPLKMPDFKDYAIKVDHPGATMVGSMTNMAGFLRDVMARNMHNFRLFGPDETESNKLSRVYEAGKKVWMGDYFEEDANGGNLAMAGRVMEMLSEHTCEGWLEGYVLSGRHGLLNSYEPFIHVIDSMVNQHCKWIEKCLEVEWRAKVASLNILLTALVWRQDHNGFTHQDPGFLDVVANKSPEVVRIYLPPDGNCLLSVMDHCLRSNNYVNVIVADKQDHLQYLDMEAAIQHCTKGIGIWPKFSTDTGCEPDLIMASCGDISTQESLAAVDLLLGFFHDLKIRFVNCVDLFKLIHPSDHPHGLTDKEWVSLFTDNTPIIFNFHSYPWMVHRLTYKRPGSQNLHVRGYREKGNIDTPLELAIRNQTDRFSLAIDAIDRMTCLGNRGASARQSLLDQQIAARNEAFEMGMDPPALSKWTWQRDGLWKKAAEKMTINAK; encoded by the exons ATGGCTGACGAACATTCCATTCGGGCCTTTGGCCCAGCTCGATCTACCATCAAGGGCAACCCGCTCAATGCCTCCGATATTGCCCTGTACAATGACTACTTCAAGGCCAGCTGCTACTTGTCTCTGGGCATGATTTATCTGCGAGAAAACCCACTGCTCCGTGAGCCTCTCAAAAGAGAACACTTGAAGCAGCGTCTTCTGGGTCATTTTGGGTCTGCTCCCGGTCAGATCTTCACTTATATGCACTTCAACCGTCTCATCAAGAAGTACGATTTGAACGCGTATTTCGTTTCTGGTCCTGGCCATGGAGCTCCCGCTGTGTTGTCACAGTCTTATCTAGAGGGAGTCTATTCGGAAGTCTACCCTGAGAAATCCCGGGATATCGAGGGTCTCCAGAAGTTCTTCAAGTACTTCTCATTCCCAGGTGGCATTGGTTCGCATGCCACCCCCGAGACGCCTGGATCTATCCACGAAGGTGGTGAACTGGGCTATTCGATTTCCCACGCCTTTGGCTCAGTCTTTGACCATCCAGACCTGATTGCGCTGACTATGGTCGGTGATGGCGAAGCTGAAACTGGCCCGCTCGCCACTTCCTGGCACTCAACCAAATTTCTGAACCCAATAACTGATGGCGCTGTCCTGCCAGTGTTGCATCTAAATGGCTACAAAATCAACAATCCCACTGTTCTTGCCCGTATCTCTCACGACGAGCTCAAGAACTTGTTCATTGGCTATGGCTGGGAGCCCTTCTTTGTCGAGGGTGATGAATTGGACAGTATGCATCAAGCTATGGCCTCAACCCTCGAGCATTGTGTCGGCCTCATCAAGGATTACCAAAAGAAGGCGCGTGACAGCGGCAAAGCTTTCCGTCCCAGATGGCCAATGATTGTTTTGCGAACGCCTAAGGGGTGGACTGCGCCTCGAAAAGTCGACGATAACTATCTTGGAGGCTTCTGGAGAGCTCACCAAGTTCCCATCACCGATGTCAACACAAACGCCGATCATCTCAAGGTTCTTGAATCTTGGATGCGTAGCTACGAGCCTGATAGGCTTTTCGACAAGGAAGGTGCACCAATTGCCGCTTTGCGAAAACTGTGTCCAGACGGACATCGTCGCATGAGCGCCAACTTGGTCGCAAATGGAGGTCTTATCAAGAAGCCACTCAAGATGCCCGATTTCAAAGACTACGccatcaaagttgaccaTCCTGGCGCCACCATGGTTGGGAGCATGACAAACATGGCAGGCTTCCTGAGAGACGTCATGGCCCGGAACATGCATAACTTTAGGCTGTTTGGCCCCGATGAAACCGAATCGAACAAGTTGTCACGAGTTTACGAGGCGGGCAAGAAAGTCTGGATGGGCGACTACTTCGAGGAGGATGCCAACGGCGGCAAccttgccatggctggacGAGTCATGGAAATGCTGTCTGAGCATACTTGCGAAGGGTGGCTTGAGGGCTACGTCTTGAGCGGCAGACATGGCTTGCTCAACAGTTACGAGCCTTTTATCCATGTCATTGACTCCATGGTCAATCAG CACTGCAAGTGGATTGAAAAGTGTCTCGAGGTGGAGTGGCGAGCAAAGGTTGCTTCACTCAACATTCTCCTTACAGCTCTTGTTTGGAGGCAGGACCACAATGGCTTCACCCACCAGGACCCTGGCTTCCTTGATGTGGTTGCCAACAAGAGCCCCGAGGTTGTTCGTATTTACTTGCCCCCAGACGGTAACTGTCTTTTGTCTG TCATGGACCACTGCCTGAGGTCTAATAACTACGTCAACGTGATTGTTGCCGACAAGCAGGACCACCTGCAGTAcctcgacatggaggcagCTATCCAGCACTGCACCAAGGGTATCGGTATCTGGCCCAAGTTCAGCACTGACACTGGATGCGAACCCGACCTGATTATGGCATCCTGCGGCGATATCAGCACCCAAGAGTCACTCGCCGCCGTCGATCTTTTGCTCGGATTCTTCCACGATCTGAAGATTCGATTCGTCAATTGCGTCGACCTGTTCAAGCTCATCCACCCGTCTGACCATCCCCATGGTCTCACCGACAAGGAATGGGTCAGCCTATTTACCGACAACActcccatcatcttcaacttccacAGCTATCCCTGGATGGTGCATCGTCTCACGTACAAGCGACCCGGCAGCCAGAACTTACATGTCCGTGGATACCGCGAGAAGGGCAACATCGACACCCCGCTGGAACTGGCCATCCGCAACCAGACTGATCGATTCAGTCTCGCCATCGATGCTATCGACCGTATGACGTGTCTGGGCAACCGTGGTGCCTCTGCCCGACAGTCCCTCTTGGATCAGCAGATTGCTGCGCGAAATGAGGCATTCGAGATGGGCATGGATCCACCAGCATTGTCCAAGTGGACATGGCAGCGGGATGGATtgtggaagaaggctgctgaaaAGATGACCATTAACGCGAAATAA
- a CDS encoding acetyltransferase (GNAT) family domain-containing protein — translation MSTSTLLRIRPALSTDKPAMLKTLHSALRNSNFHNRCFPSSDPTSQHQYTNWIDKNMADTTSHVIIAEEASSATPIAGWARWVRRPAPGPDAKPMIFTESMFPAGGDAKLAARFFQTNFDAMEKAVGGQPVWFLSMLIVPEEFEKRGVDEELMRWGVEKANGEGWAAFGNATPETRRLYEEFEFRVDERHEFDGDLVTYHMKREAK, via the coding sequence atgtcaacatcaacactcCTCCGCATTCGCCCAGCCCTATCAACCGACAAACCAGCCATGCTCAAAACCCTCCACAGCGCCCtccgcaacagcaacttcCACAACCGCTGCTTCCCATCCTCAGACCCAACCTCCCAGCACCAATATACCAACTGGATCGACAAAAACATGGCCGACACAACGTCCCACGTCATAATCGCCGAAGAAGCCAGCTCCGCCACTCCCATCGCCGGGTGGGCACGCTGGGTCCGTCGCCCGGCACCCGGTCCGGACGCCAAGCCCATGATCTTCACGGAGTCCATGTTCCCGGCGGGTGGGGATGCCAAGCTCGCGGCACGGTTCTTCCAGACGAATTTTGATGCTATGGAGAAAGCCGTGGGTGGTCAGCCAGTGTGGTTCTTGTCCATGCTTATTGTGCCggaggagtttgagaagCGTGGAGTTGACGAGGAGCTTATGCGATGGGGGGTCGAGAAGGCGAATGGGGAGGGATGGGCGGCGTTTGGGAATGCGACACCCGAAACGAGGAGATTGTACGAGGAGTTTGAGTTTCGTGTTGATGAGAGACATGAGTTTGATGGTGATTTGGTGACATATCATATGAAGAGGGAGGCGAAGTGA
- a CDS encoding monocarboxylate permease-like protein (similar to Metarhizium robertsii ARSEF 23 XP_007820848.1), which produces MTSPTSNSRDHVEHLKSSSETTITNTTTHESKHTEPHAERGQTSHDGSNGSFGSTQIEAGAAGNTEKTGPSASQETESACPDGGLQAWLVVLGGFCAHFCIFGLVNCSGVFLEYYLSGPLRQHDASTVSWITSIQIFLMMFLSTGYGRIYDNFGPQWLLWIGTLIYLLSLVAISFCTKYYQFILAQAIAPSLGGCAVFTASMGVLVSWFEKRRSTAFGIMASGGSVGSIVLPILMHRLIEHTGFPWMMRVLACIFSALLAVSCGTMKTRVSPKPREFKIADHFASLKDIRLSLTAAAMFFFMLGMWMPFSFTLLQAKAAGTSPALIPYLLPILGGASLLGRILLGIVADKMGRYNVTIFISFLCSITCLAVWIPVNDVAGILVFIVILGFSSGGYISLSPTLVAQISNLDEIGTRVGTAYAITSFGALFASPIGGAIVAAQGGSYLGLKLFCGLAIFASASLFAAVRHLLVGFKLAIV; this is translated from the exons ATGACATCCCCAACCAGCAACTCTCGGGACCATGTCGAGCACTTAAAATCGTCTTCCGAAACAACAATCACTAACACCACAACCCACGAGTCCAAACATACGGAACCACACGCCGAACGGGGCCAAACATCGCACGACGGGTCAAATGGGAGCTTTGGAAGTACCCAAATAGAGGCCGGGGCTGCTGGAAATACAGAGAAGACAGGTCCCTCAGCTTCACAAGAGACAGAATCCGCCTGTCCTGACGGCGGTCTTCAAGCATGGCTAGTCGTACTTGGTGGATTTTGTGCACATTTCTGTATATTCGGGTTAGTTAACTGCTCAGGCGTGTTTCTCGAGTATTACCTTTCTGGGCCGTTGCGGCAACACGATGCCTCGACGGTAAGCTGGATCACCTCAATCCAGATATTCCTCATGATGTTTCTCAGCACCGGA TATGGACGTATCTACGATAATTTTGGTCCTCAGTGGCTCCTCTGGATCGGGACACTCATCTACCTGCTGAGCCTGGTCGCGATCTCTTTTTGCACAAAATACTACCAATTCATCCTTGCGCAGGCCATTGCCCCTTCGCTCGGTGGCTGCGCAGTTTTCACCGCTTCAATGGGCGTTTTAGTGTCATGGTTCGAGAAACGACGATCAACTGcctttggcatcatggcgTCAGGCGGCTCGGTTGGTAGCATTGTCCTCCCCATCCTGATGCATCGTCTCATTGAACATACCGGGTTTCCATGGATGATGCGCGTACTGGCATGTATATTTTCCGCCTTATTGGCCGTTTCTTGCGGCACAATGAAGACCAGAGTGTCTCCGAAGCCGCGAGAGTTCAAAATCGCAGACCACTTCGCATCCCTGAAGGATATTCGTCTGTCACTTACCGCCGCggccatgttcttcttcatgttgGGCATGTGGATGCCCTTTAGCTTTACCTTGCTACAGGCCAAAGCTGCCGGaacttctccagctttgATTCCGTATCTGTTGCCGATTCTCGGCGGTGCAAG TCTGTTAGGTCGTATTCTTCTAGGCATTGTAGCCGACAAAATGGGCCGCTACAAcgtcaccatcttcatctccttccTATGCTCCATTACTTGTCTGGCAGTCTGGATCCCAGTCAACGATGTGGCGGGCATTCTCGTCTTCATAGTCATATTGGGCTTCTCTTCAGGCGGATACATCTCCCTTTCGCCAACTCTCGTTGCCCAAATCTCTAATCTCGACGAAATCGGCACCAGAGTCGGCACTGCCTACGCAATCACGTCCTTTGGCGCCCTGTTTGCAAGTCCTATTGGGGGCGCGATCGTGGCCGCGCAAGGCGGTAGCTACCTCGGTTTGAAGCTGTTCTGTGGCCTTGCCATTTTCGCTTCTGCGAGTCTATTTGCGGCTGTAAGAcatcttcttgttggttTCAAATTGGCGATTGTGTAA
- a CDS encoding mitochondrial protein Fmp26 (similar to Cordyceps militaris CM01 XP_006666564.1) yields the protein MQGKHDKGTAKDKGNTALQPEPRDGDDVQRMFLALYLCIGIKALLWLIEFNQDVGVEKVGIEQSKARLGWLSEQREFQPIAALQSKRVGIGKSRLSSQAKHGVWHWFMAEGCHAQTGRRQFRFCVLNSGIEDQRCSHRTCDTMMRGSSPLVRSVRGLCVQRPPSFVCWQCRTIQISAAPSTDTPRVTGDAFGAPVDGGRDMADARFEVLGSPYSLLSVTLSASQKLYTRRGTLVAVAGNPENAQSTLSLLNPLTRATFGVPFLYQRISATTPITALISTKSPTTTFTVLHLDGTTDWMVSQRNALLAWTGHTLTLSSRIQHRLALAHWGSTHFTGRGLAALSAPGQIYQLTLGEGEEFVAHPGSVVAYSVSRNAPQPFRFKSTSLRLQVPSLTSWIPEMEFMKTVRNSDIYKILARSLHNFRTVARRTIWGDRLFLQFTGPTTLLMSSRGVRVADVLSKEQVNEIADAPAGAVASAIELGSKPKDGEQSLGTSKVEEVASNLQVGSTQKDGKVTFEDGKDLKEFVR from the exons ATGCAAGGCAAGCACGACAAAGGGACCGCGAAGGACAAAGGGAACACCGCGCTGCAACCCGAACCACGCGACGGCGATGATGTACAACGAATGTTCCTGGCACTATACTTGTGCATAGGGATCAAAGCTCTCCTCTGGTTAATTGAGTTCAACCAGGATGTTGGTGTGGAGAAGGTTGGCATtgagcaaagcaaagcgaGATTGGGCTGGTTGTCCGAGCAACGTGAGTTTCAGCCAATAGCTGCGCTCCAATCCAAACGGGTCGGCATCGGAAAAAGCCGCCTTtccagccaagccaagcatgGCGTGTGGCATTGGTTCATGGCTGAAGGCTGTCATGCGCAAACTGGTCGACGTCAATTCCGATTTTGCGTCTTGAACAGTGGCATCGAGGACCAAAGGTGTTCCCATCGAACCTGCGACACCATGATGCGAGGGTCTTCGCCGCTGGTGAGGTCGGTGCGAGGCCTCTGCGTCCAGCGACCTCCGTCGTTTGTCTGTTGGCAATGCCGCACAATTCAGATCAGTGCGGCGCCAAGCACCGACACACCGAGGGTGACTGGCGATGCTTTTGGAGCTCCGGTTGATGGTGGACGAGATATGGCCG ATGCTCGATTCGAAGTCCTTGGATCTCCATACTCATTGCTATCCGTCACCTTGTCAGCATCGCAGAAGCTTTATACGAGGCGAGGCACTCTTGTCGCCGTAGCAGGCAATCCAGAAAAT GCCCAATCCACACTATCGCTATTGAACCCTTTGACTCGAGCGACCTTTGGAGTTCCTTTCCTCTACCAGCGAATTTCTGCGACAACCCCAATTACCGCTCTTATTTCCACCAAGTCACCGACGACCACGTTCACCGTGCTTCATCTGGATGGCACGACCGACTGGATGGTTTCGCAACGAAATGCGCTGCTGGCGTGGACCGGTCACACATTGACACTATCATCTCGAATCCAGCACAGACTGGCGCTCGCACATTGGGGTAGCACGCACTTTACTGGACGAGGACTGGCAGCCCTGTCTGCTCCAGGACAGATCTACCAGCTTACTCTAGGAGAAGGTGAGGAGTTCGTCGCCCATCCCGGCAGCGTTGTGGCATATTCAGTGTCGAGAAACGCCCCGCAACCATTCCGATTCAAGAGCACAAGCCTGCGCCTTCAAGTCCCTTCGTTGACGTCGTGGATTCCTGAAATGGAATTTATGAAAACCGTGCGCAACTCGGACATCTACAAAATCCTTGCGAGGAGCCTGCACAACTTCCGAACTGTCGCTCGGCGCACTATCTGGGGAGATCGACTGTTTCTCCAGTTCACGGGACCCACTACTCTCTTGATGTCAAGTCGTGGTGTCCGTGTTGCAGATGTTTTGTCCAAGGAACAGGTGAATGAGATTGCAGACGCGCCAGCAGGAGCAGTAGCGTCGGCAATTGAGCTTGGAAGCAAACCAAAAGATGGAGAGCAGAGCCTAGGAACCTCCAAGGTTGAAGAGGTCGCAAGCAACTTGCAGGTTGGGTCGACACAAAAAGATGGCAAGGTCACGTTTGAGGATGGAAAAGACCTGAAAGAGTTTGTGAGGTGA
- a CDS encoding kinesin family protein (similar to Neosartorya fischeri NRRL 181 XP_001258425.1) encodes MSVRVVARIRPLLETELDKDIIVRPDGGEAGKPHTIVKIPSPKNPAEEFSFAFNAVYDESTSQETLFTSEVQPHLKSLFQGYDVTIFAYGVTGTGKTHTMRGGLKLADRGVIPRLLSGVFRRGKKITKDSEGNTTVKVSLSYYEIYNDKVFDLLEPPEKRTPSGLPLRAEASGRTVVAGLSERACEDLRDFEKMYIEANNNRVTASTKLNAHSSRSHAILRVKITQTTDGMIRESTVSAIDLAGSEDNRRTDNGKERLIESAAINKSLFVLSQCIDAISRGDKRIPYRESKMTRILSLGQNNGITVMFLNLAPLRSYHLDTLSSLNVSSRAKRIEVREIENEVVFKQFPRTNSSTAVQRQPLRPLANALSAHNVHSGNVAAKASTEVTRPIKSFSVYTDKTKQSPVKAISMSALPRPAVHASLVPRPSISNKRPSDPESGIARPKKVARPSIDEPFITVTASQIEAMVEKKVGEILSARTAAENAAQEQTRASSQHEVSEAMQRRLEALERRIESEDNHVDSKSDGLRFLLAARQHREKGDDASALRAYEMALPFFPGQAKLIGKIQRLRNRLGVSVEHTSVMRSPMRSPLRHDRKSRRPRLTVNPDRNGSDQDEADIEDEFLDDPTVRIKPRKSRAKSMAKLQVYGDDNETTTLLGVGELAPARGLVSY; translated from the exons ATGTCGGTTCGTGTTGTTGCGAGGATACGTCCGCTCCTGGAGACAGAGCTGGACAAGGACATTATTGTCCGCCctgatggtggtgaggcAGGCAAGCCGCACACCATTGTCAAGATTCCCAGCCCAAAGAACCCGGCTGAGGAGTTTTCCTTCGCGTTCAATGCCGTGTATGATGAATCGACATCACAGGAGACGCTGTTTACTTCTGAAG TACAACCGCATCTCAAGTCGCTATTCCAGGGATATGATGTCACAATCTTCGCGTACGGTGTCACTGGTACGGGCAAAACGCATACGATGCGTGGTGGTCTCAAGCTTGCCGACAGAGGAGTCATCCCCCGACTTCTCAGCGGTGTATTTCGAAGGGGAAAGAAGATCACAAAGGACTCAGAGGGCAACACGACGGTAAAGGTCAGCTTGTCGTACTACGAGATTTACAATGACAAGGTATTCGACCTACTCGAGCCGCCAGAGAAACGAACCCCATCGGGACTGCCTCTTCGCGCTGAAGCTAGTGGGCGAACTGTCGTGGCTGGCTTATCCGAGCGAGCTTGCGAGGATCTCAGAGACTTTGAGAAGATGTACATTGAGGCTAATAACAACCGCGTTACCGCGTCCACAAAGCTCAATGCGCACAGTAGCCGAAGTCACGCCATCCTACGCGTCAAAATCACACAAACTACCGACGGCATGATCCGTGAGAGTACAGTATCTGCCATTGACTTGGCAGGTTCAGAAGACAATCGCCGaaccgacaatggcaaggagaGGCTGATAGAGTCGGCGGCTATCAACAAGAGTCTCTTCGTCCTCAGCCAATGTATCGATGCCATTTCAAGAGGCGACAAGCGGATTCCATATAGAGAATCGAAGATGACCCGGATTCTGTCTCTTGGTCAGAATAACGGCATCACTGTCATGTTCTTGAATCTGGCTCCTCTGCGGAGCTACCACCTGGATACTCTGAGCAGCCTAAACGTCAGCTCTCGGGCTAAGCGAATAGAAGTTCGTGAGATTGAAAATGAAGTAGTGTTCAAGCAGTTCCCTAGGACAAACAGCTCTACAGCTGTTCAGCGGCAACCCCTGCGACCCCTTGCTAATGCCCTGAGCGCTCATAACGTTCATAGTGGCAATGTGGCAGCAAAAGCTTCCACGGAGGTTACTCGGCCAATCAAGTCCTTCAGCGTCTACACggacaagacaaaacagTCTCCAGTAAAGGCCATTTCAATGTCAGCGCTGCCACGACCTGCTGTCCACGCCAGCCTGGTTCCTCGTCCGAGTATCTCCAACAAGCGGCCCTCAGATCCCGAGAGCGGGATTGCAAGACCCAAAAAAGTTGCGCGGCCGTCGATTGATGAGCCATTCATTACGGTAACGGCATCTCAGATTGAGGCTATGGTCGAGAAGAAAGTTGGTGAGATCCTATCGGCTCGAACAGCTGCTGAAAACGCAGCCCAAGAGCAAACACGTGCATCTTCTCAGCACGAGGTTAGTGAAGCAATGCAAAGGCGTCTGGAGGCATTGGAGCGACGCATCGAGAGCGAAGACAACCACGTGGACTCGAAATCCGATGGGCTTCGCTTCTTACTAGCTGCCAGACAGCACAGGGAGAAGGGCGATGATGCCTCGGCATTGAGAGCATACGAGATGGCTCTGCCTTTTTTCCcgggccaagccaagctgaTTGGAAAAATTCAGCGGCTTAGAAATCGACTAGGAGTCTCCGTCGAGCACACTTCTGTCATGCGAAGTCCCATGAGGAGTCCGCTAAGACACGACAGAAAGTCGAGGCGGCCACGCCTCACAGTCAATCCTGACCGCAACGGTTCCGACCAGGATGAGGCTGATATTGAAGATGAGTTTCTAGACGATCCGACAGTTAGGATCAAACCTCGAAAATCAAGAGCCAAATCgatggccaagctgcaggtGTACGGTGATGATAACGAGACGACGACTCTACTTGGCGTTGGTGAGTTAGCTCCCGCAAGGGGACTTGTCAGTTATTGA
- a CDS encoding subtilisin-like protease (similar to Metarhizium acridum CQMa 102 XP_007811004.1), with amino-acid sequence MLSHVVYLLQVATILSAFVAVAVSPLRGPQFTNTQSGPGNGIVQKYIIEIIEGRSIESIPQLFDNPEAGDHEKFDCGDIFTGATIATSAENIDTILDIPGVVNVWPVTTLSVPRSPHMTDELDKSRPRNYSVHHWTGVDKLHEAGMRGKGTKVAVVDTGVDYSHRALGSCFGPECKIAGGYDLVGPKWDSRSERIHPKRPDHDPMDHKGHGTHVAGIIAGENEWQVPSNNHPPSTLAEITDHPLRRFTGVAPGSELLIYKVFSDEPFQSDTTEDVLIQAFCDAYSAGADVITASINRPGGFVDSPWALVANRIVERGVFVSIAAGNDGEKGPFYSGVGSNGQHVLSVAAINASGDPMLADSDSQHRPIAAYFTSWGPTNELVLKPDIGAPGYNILSTYLDQGFETDSGSSMAAPYIAGIAALYIGHHGGRELHGPNFAKDLAKRIASSGRNVAWSTGVIFFNESAPPFQVGTGLVDAWKVLHYDTQISFEPISLLDTELFQPEWDIQVTNNGNRTVNYAFEHESLPGVEIYDGISDIRPLSQLAPLRIVPGVSLPLNATLHSGQTKTFRIKFELPSDINDDFLPLYGGKIWINGDNDEQLCIPYGGAAYDTEKAFDRMFDGAPVIDGWHDGASWSFNPNKTPSDFADISSRLSYPCVHLRWDIFEEDWAESQWQYPLKIGKRRFVGSATSVRDSDKFLWFDASEVDINDTVSFPLTRIPRGYQRFWWFSKLSNGSQISPGNYTMRIAALRPYGNPKISDHWDVVDLDKHAIEILPQNATNSTFSKFMSKM; translated from the exons ATGTTGTCACATGTAGTATATTTGTTGCAGGTGGCAACTATTTTATCTGCCtttgttgcagttgcagtcAGTCCACTGCGAGGGCCGCAGTTCACGAACACACAAAGCGGACCGGGCAATGGAATAGTGCAGAAGTACATAATTGAAATTATAGAG GGGAGGTCCATCGAGTCCATACCTCAGCTGTTTGACAACCCTGAAGCTGGTGATCACGAGAAGTTTGACTGTGGCGATATCTTCACGGGGGCAACAATTGCTACGTCAGCCGAAAACATTGATACTATCCTGGACATACCGGGGGTAGTCAATGTCTGGCCGGTAACAACATTGTCAGTTCCACGGTCCCCTCATATGACAGACGAACTCGACAAGAGCCGCCCAAGAAACTATTCGGTTCATCACTGGACTGGAGTGGACAAACTACACGAAGCTGGAATGAGAGGCAAAGGCACCAAGGTTGCAGTTGTAGACACTGGAGTTGACTACTCCCACCGCGCG CTCGGTAGTTGTTTCGGTCCTGAATGCAAGATTGCTGGGGGGTATGATCTTGTAGGGCCAAAAT GGGATTCTCGTTCTGAGAGGATTCATCCTAAAAGGCCCGACCACGATCCCATGGATCATAAAGGGCATGGCACTCATGTTGCTGGAATAATCGCAGGTGAAAATGAATGGCAAGTACCCTCTAATAATCATCCACCAAGTACATTGGCGGAAATCACTGACCATCCTCTTCGTAGGTTTACTGGTGTGGCACCTGGATCGGAACTCTTGATTTACAAGGTCTTCTCAGAC GAGCCGTTTCAGTCAGATACAACCGAGGATGTCCTCATACAAGCATTTTGTGATGCATATAGCGCCGGG GCAGATGTAATCACAGCCAGTATCAATCGACCTGGTGGATTTGTTGACAGTCCCTGGGCCTTGGTTGCTAATCGGATTGTTGAACGTGGTGTATTCGTATCTATAGCTGCCGGAAACGATGGTGAGAAAGGTCCGTTTTACTCGGGAGTAGGATCAAATGGGCAACACGTTCTTTCGGTGGCGGCCATCAATGCAAGCGGTGACCCAATGTTGGCGGATTCAGATTCACAACATCGGCCGATTGCCGCTTATTTTACTTCCTGGGGGCCAACAAATGAACTGGTGTTGAAACCAGATATTGGGGCCCCCGGGTATAACATCCTCAGTACGTATCTTGATCAAGGTTTTGAGACTGACAGTGGTTCATCCATGGCGGCCCCCTATATTGCCGGAATAGCAGCTTTGTATATCGGTCATCACGGTGGTAGAGAGCTTCACGGCCCGAATTTCGCAAAAGACCTGGCAAAGAGGATTGCTTCGAGTGGCCGCAATGTTGCCTGGAGTACAGGTGTCATTTTCTTCAATGAATCCGCACCCCCTTTTCAGGTCGGCACGGGACTTGTCGACGCCTGGAAAGTGTTGCACTATGACACTCAAATATCATTCGAGCCGATCTCACTATTAGACACAGAGCTGTTCCAGCCCGAGTGGGACATCCAAGTAACGAACAACGGTAACAGAACGGTAAACTATGCCTTCGAGCATGAGTCCCTGCCGGGAGTTGAAATCTATGACGGAATCAGTGACATTCGACCTCTTTCTCAACTAGCACCTCTCAGAATAGTACCAGGtgtttctcttcctctgaATGCAACTCTTCATTCCGGTCAAACTAAGACATTCAG AATTAAGTTTGAACTTCCTTCTGACATCAATGACGACTTCTTGCCGTTGTATGGTGGAAAGATCTGGATTAATGGTGACAATGATGAGCAGCTATGCATTCCATATGGAG GCGCGGCGTATGATACAGAGAAGGCATTCGACAGAATGTTCGATGGCGCTCCTGTAATTGATGGGTGGCATGATGGCGCCTC CTGGTCTTTCAACCCGAATAAAACTCCCAGCGACTTCGCGGACATATCGAGTCGGCTCAGCTATCCTTGTGTTCACCTTCGGTGGGAT ATATTCGAAGAGGACTGGGCGGAATCCCAGTGGCAATATCCTCTCAAAATTGGAAAACGACGGTTCGTTGGATCAGCCACCTCGGTACGTGATTCGGACAAGTTTCTGTGGTTCGATGCTTCGGAGGTCGACATAAATGATACGGTTTCGTTCCCATTGACTCGCATTCCTCGAGGATATCAGCGGTTTTGGTGGTTTAGCAAACTGTCAAACGGAAGCCAGATTTCTCCTGGTAATTACAC TATGCGAATTGCCGCCTTGCGGCCATATGGTAATCCGAAAATATCTGACCACTGGGATGTGGTTGACCTTGATAAACATGCGATCGAAATACTGCCGCAAAATGCAACAAACTCGACGTTTTCGAAATTCATGAGCAAGATGTAG